In Notamacropus eugenii isolate mMacEug1 chromosome 1, mMacEug1.pri_v2, whole genome shotgun sequence, one genomic interval encodes:
- the NKX1-2 gene encoding NK1 transcription factor-related protein 2 has translation MLACQNSGAKVAPGHHKISFSILDILDPQKFTRRKGPVARGGLCASREQEKSLGQVEPAEMEPGSQMEAKISDRLPASVLDCSVEEEEEDDDYEEEDEDEEDDEDDEDEKAEAEEEEEMPRLRGHGLGRPRRRLQRSRRGPSEPESPEDRGGGGGDSSSVGTLAPALGPEGSQTPRSLQRRRPAEGSSCAKPRRARTAFTYEQLVALENKFRATRYLSVCERLNLALALSLTETQVKIWFQNRRTKWKKQNPGADGPAALPAPPGVPGAGGAPGAASQAPGRSPSPPGPSSLHFQTFPPYSSANVLFPAAASFPLTAAAAGGPFVPFLGSTYLSPFYAPHL, from the exons ATGCTGGCATGTCAGAACAGCGGGGCCAAAGTGGCCCCTGGCCACCACAAgatctccttctccatcttagACATCTTGGACCCGCAGAAATTCACTCGGAGAAAGGGCCCAGTGGCCCGGGGAGGTCTCTGCGCCTCCCGGGAGCAAGAGAAAAGTTTGGGGCAGGTGGAACCTGCTGAGATGGAGCCCGGCAGCCAGATGGAGGCCAAGATCTCGG ATAGACTACCAGCAAGCGTCCTGGACTGCtcagtggaggaggaagaggaggacgaCGACTACGAGGAGGAAGACGAGGACGAAGAGGACGACGAGGACGATGAAGATGAGAAGGCAGAGgccgaggaggaggaggagatgccGAGGCTTCGCGGGCACGGACTAGGACGGCCTCGGAGGCGGCTGCAGCGAAGCCGTCGGGGACCATCGGAGCCGGAAAGCCCAGAGGACCGAGGCGGCGGTGGGGGAGACAGCAGCAGCGTGGGGACCCTAGCGCCCGCCCTGGGTCCAGAGGGCTCCCAGACGCCGCGGTCCCTTCAGCGCCGGCGGCCAGCCGAGGGCAGCAGCTGCGCTAAGCCCCGCCGGGCACGCACCGCCTTCACCTACGAGCAGCTCGTGGCTCTGGAGAACAAGTTCAGGGCCACGCGCTACCTGTCGGTGTGCGAGCGCCTTAACCTGGCGCTGGCGCTCAGCCTCACCGAGACGCAGGTGAAGATTTGGTTTCAGAACCGCCGCACCAAGTGGAAGAAACAGAACCCAGGCGCCGACGGGCCGGCTGCTCTGCCCGCTCCTCCGGGAGTCCCGGGAGCCGGGGGTGCCCCGGGAGCCGCGAGCCAGGCTCCCGGCCGCAGCCCTAGCCCGCCGGGCCCCAGCTCCCTCCACTTCCAGACGTTCCCTCCCTATTCCTCGGCCAACGTCCTCTTCCCGGCCGCAGCCTCCTTTCCCCTGACAGCGGCCGCGGCCGGGGGCCCCTTTGTCCCCTTCCTTGGCTCCACCTACTTGAGCCCTTTCTATGCCCCACACCTCTAA